The Actinosynnema mirum DSM 43827 genomic interval TCTCCAGGGAGCGCTCCACCACCGGCTGGAAGGTGGCCTCGGTGACGTCGACGACCCACTGGCTCGGTGCGCCGGAACCGGCTCCGGGAGCGGCTCCGGGAGCGGTGGGCGCGCTGGGGGGCGGCGCCGCGGCGCGCTGCCGGGCCGCGTCGGCCCGCGCCTTGATCGCGCCGAGGTCGACCGCCCCGGACAGCGCGGCGGACAGTGCTGCGGTCTTGCGAGGGTCTGGCCTTGTCACGCTCCCATCCTGGCACGACTCCTAGTCGGGGAGGTCGCGGACCGGGTCGATCGCCATCGGGTTGTCGCGCATCACCTCGTTGCGGGCCCCGATGGTCAGGGCGAGCGGGGTGAGCAAGTCGCTCAACCGGGTGGTCCGAGCACCGCCGAGCACCCGCCACGGCCGCTCCGCGACGGCGTCGGTGACCCGCTCGACCTGCTCCCGCAGCGCGATCCCGGCGGTGGTGAGCACGACGCGGCGCTCGGGTGTGGGGGTGGTGGGGCGGTCGGCGGGTTCGGCGGGCGGGTTCGGGGTGTTCCCGCTGAGCGCCTGGTGCTCCTGCTCGCCCGCTCCCCACTCACCCGCCCCCTGCTCCTGCTCGGCCGCTCCCCACTCACCTGCCCCTTGCTCCCGCTCGGCCGGTTCCACGGCGGGGCGGGCGTAGCCGGTGACCGGTTCGGGTTCGGCGGGTTCGTGCTCCAGCAGGCCGCGCTCGGCCAGCCGGTCCTCGGCGTCGGCCCACTCCTGCGGCGACCAGCCGCGCGCCAGGCGCAGCAGCGCCGGGTCGAGCGCGCGGTCGGCGGCGAACAGGACCAGCGCCTCGCACGGGTCCAGGTCGGCCGCGACCAGCGCCGCCACGTGCCCGTCCCCCCTGGACTCGCGCAGCACCGCCGTCGCCTGCCACAGCGCGAGGTGCGCCTCGGCGGGCCTGCCGAGGGCCCGGTTCGCGGCGGCGAGCGGGCGTCCGGCGACCGGCGCGGCCTCGGCGGCGGCCCAGGCGAGGTCGGCGGCCTCGGCCAGGTGCGCGCTGGTGGCGAGGTCGCCGAGGTCGAGCGCCGCGCGCCCGCCGTCCAGGTCGGTGGGCGCGGGGTCGAGCAGCCTGCGCAGCGCCCCGTCGACCCCGCGCAGCCGGGCGGCGAGGAAGTCGGCGGGCGCGGCGTCGTCCCACGCGGTCGGCACGGCCCTGGCGACCATGTCCGGGTGGAAGCTGTAGAAGGACGCCGCGACCACCTCCGGCCCGACCGCGCCGAGCGGCGCGGCCCGCATCCCGAAGTACCCGGTCCAGTGCCGCGCGCAGCCCAGCTCCCTGGCGGCGGCCTTGCTCTCCGGCGTGAAGTACGTGACGGCGTGGTACGGCTCGTACCGCAGCCATAACCGCCGGGCCGCTCCGCTGTCGCTCATCCCCGCTCCCCCTCGGGGTCCGCGCCGCCCGCGCCCGCGGCGAGGTGCTGCTCGACCCGGTCGACCTTGGCGGTGATCTGCCCGGTGTGCCCCGGCCGGATGTCGGCCTTCAGCACCAGGCTCACCCTGGGCGCCCGCGCCCGCACCGCTTCGGTGGCGCGCTTGACGACGTCCATCACCTCGTCCCACTCGCCCTCGACGAGCGTGAACATCGCGTTGGTCTCGTTGGGCAACCCCGATTCGCGCACCACCCTGACCGCCTCGGCGACCGCTTCCGCGACGCTGTCCGACTCCCCGCCGAGCGGGCTGACGCTGAACGCGACGAGCACAACTGCCTCCTGAACGATTCCCGGTACCCACTGGTAGCTTCGGGTCATGACGCACCGGCCACTCCCCTTCGACCCCATCGCGCGCGCCGCCGAGCTGTGGGAGAAGCGGATCGGGCCGTCCCCGTCGATGGCGGCGGTGACGAGCGTCATGCGGGTACAGCAAATCATCCAGTCCGCCGTGGACGCGTCCCTCAAACCGCACAACCTGACGTTCGCCCGCTACGAGGCGCTGGTGCTCCTGACGTTCTCCAAGTCGGGCAGCGTGCCGATGCGCGTGATGGGCGAGCGCCTGCAGCTGCACCCGACGAGCGTGA includes:
- a CDS encoding SCO6745 family protein, encoding MSDSGAARRLWLRYEPYHAVTYFTPESKAAARELGCARHWTGYFGMRAAPLGAVGPEVVAASFYSFHPDMVARAVPTAWDDAAPADFLAARLRGVDGALRRLLDPAPTDLDGGRAALDLGDLATSAHLAEAADLAWAAAEAAPVAGRPLAAANRALGRPAEAHLALWQATAVLRESRGDGHVAALVAADLDPCEALVLFAADRALDPALLRLARGWSPQEWADAEDRLAERGLLEHEPAEPEPVTGYARPAVEPAEREQGAGEWGAAEQEQGAGEWGAGEQEHQALSGNTPNPPAEPADRPTTPTPERRVVLTTAGIALREQVERVTDAVAERPWRVLGGARTTRLSDLLTPLALTIGARNEVMRDNPMAIDPVRDLPD
- a CDS encoding MTH1187 family thiamine-binding protein; translated protein: MLVAFSVSPLGGESDSVAEAVAEAVRVVRESGLPNETNAMFTLVEGEWDEVMDVVKRATEAVRARAPRVSLVLKADIRPGHTGQITAKVDRVEQHLAAGAGGADPEGERG
- a CDS encoding MarR family winged helix-turn-helix transcriptional regulator — encoded protein: MTHRPLPFDPIARAAELWEKRIGPSPSMAAVTSVMRVQQIIQSAVDASLKPHNLTFARYEALVLLTFSKSGSVPMRVMGERLQLHPTSVTNIVDRLEADGLVRRTPHPTDRRTTLIQLTEAGHERREAATKAVIEVNFGIHGLTERQTEQLTELLAKVRRTAGDFED